A window of the Aliivibrio salmonicida LFI1238 genome harbors these coding sequences:
- a CDS encoding ABC transporter substrate-binding protein → MKTLLTSATLIATTLSTPLFAKEADIQSLVNAVKQEGHIYSVGMPGSWANWKDTWNDLGKIYGLKHQDTDMSSAQEIAKFSAEKKNATADIGDVGFAFARVAVKRGVTQAYKPTTWDSIPDWAKDKEGHWALAYTGTISFISNNQLVKNPPTSWSDLLKGTYKVSVGDVGVAAQANNAVLAAAFANGGDESNLKPAIKFFAKLAKQGRLSYTDPGLANLEKGEVEVAILWDFNALNYRDKLGHNESGQARFSVNIPQDGSVISGYTTIINKFAKNPNSAKLAREYIFSDQGQINLAEGYARPIRSDVVLPKAIQDKLIPSDQYTNVHPVSNFKAWEKSARKLPRQWQENVLINQQ, encoded by the coding sequence ATGAAAACATTACTAACCAGTGCAACATTAATTGCGACAACCCTATCTACACCGCTATTTGCTAAAGAAGCAGATATTCAATCTCTTGTGAATGCGGTGAAACAAGAAGGCCACATTTACAGTGTTGGTATGCCCGGAAGCTGGGCAAACTGGAAAGATACATGGAATGACCTAGGAAAAATCTACGGATTAAAACATCAAGATACCGACATGAGCTCAGCTCAAGAAATCGCAAAATTTTCTGCAGAAAAGAAAAATGCAACGGCTGATATTGGTGATGTCGGCTTTGCCTTTGCACGAGTCGCGGTTAAAAGAGGCGTCACTCAAGCGTATAAACCAACGACTTGGGATTCCATTCCTGATTGGGCAAAAGACAAAGAAGGGCATTGGGCTCTAGCTTACACGGGCACTATTTCATTCATATCAAACAACCAATTAGTAAAAAATCCACCAACATCGTGGAGCGATTTATTAAAAGGTACATACAAAGTCAGCGTAGGAGATGTTGGGGTTGCAGCTCAAGCAAACAACGCCGTTTTAGCGGCGGCATTTGCTAATGGTGGCGATGAAAGCAACTTAAAACCAGCCATTAAATTCTTTGCTAAATTAGCAAAACAGGGTCGTTTATCTTATACCGATCCTGGCTTAGCCAACTTAGAAAAAGGCGAAGTTGAAGTCGCTATCTTATGGGATTTCAACGCGTTAAATTATCGCGACAAGCTCGGTCATAATGAATCAGGGCAGGCACGTTTCAGCGTAAATATCCCTCAAGATGGCTCGGTTATTTCAGGCTACACCACCATCATCAATAAATTCGCTAAAAACCCGAACTCAGCAAAACTAGCTCGTGAATATATTTTCAGTGACCAAGGGCAAATCAACTTGGCTGAAGGCTACGCTCGTCCAATTCGTAGCGACGTAGTATTACCTAAAGCCATCCAAGACAAATTAATTCCAAGCGACCAATACACTAACGTTCATCCTGTTAGTAACTTCAAAGCATGGGAAAAATCCGCGCGTAAATTGCCACGTCAATGGCAAGAAAACGTCCTTATCAATCAACAGTAG
- a CDS encoding alkaline phosphatase family protein, which yields MNNKVILVVLDGLNYQVARDCMGYLNGLIEHQRTTLYKIQSELPSMSRPLYECLLTGVSPVESGIVNNNIVRLSHHESVFSLARKQGLKTAAAAYHWVSELYNIAPYHAVRDRFTDDENLNIQHGCFYHWDHYPDEALFLDAEHLRHTHQPNFLLIHPMNIDDIGHKFGLDSRQYRNSARMADIILSNYIDDWVRDGYQILITSDHGMNNDLSHGGILPEEREVPLFVIGDSFTHQEAVIKQTELCGMVCQLLALDHDKPYPQGSLTL from the coding sequence ATGAACAATAAGGTTATCCTTGTTGTTCTTGATGGACTTAATTACCAAGTAGCCCGCGATTGTATGGGCTACTTAAATGGGTTAATTGAGCACCAAAGAACAACGCTATATAAAATTCAATCTGAATTGCCGTCGATGTCTCGCCCACTCTATGAGTGCCTACTCACCGGTGTGTCTCCAGTCGAAAGTGGCATTGTAAACAACAATATAGTGCGTTTATCTCATCATGAATCGGTATTCAGCTTAGCCAGAAAACAAGGGCTAAAAACAGCGGCTGCCGCTTATCATTGGGTCAGCGAACTTTATAATATCGCCCCTTATCATGCAGTACGTGATCGCTTTACTGATGATGAAAATCTGAATATTCAACATGGTTGTTTTTATCATTGGGATCACTATCCAGATGAAGCATTATTTCTAGATGCAGAGCACCTTCGTCATACTCACCAACCCAATTTCTTATTAATTCACCCAATGAACATTGATGATATTGGACATAAATTTGGCTTAGATTCTCGCCAATACAGAAACAGCGCACGCATGGCCGATATCATTCTGTCTAATTATATTGATGATTGGGTTCGCGATGGTTATCAGATCCTCATTACCAGTGATCACGGCATGAATAACGACTTATCACACGGTGGGATCTTACCAGAAGAACGAGAGGTTCCTTTGTTTGTCATAGGTGATTCATTTACTCACCAAGAAGCGGTAATTAAACAAACCGAACTTTGTGGCATGGTATGCCAGTTATTGGCACTCGACCATGATAAACCCTACCCTCAGGGATCATTAACATTATGA
- a CDS encoding ABC transporter permease, with amino-acid sequence MSSSVVTHSKNSPSKRLPLWLHKIKPAIWLAPLALFFYLFQLAPMIWVFINSFIYEDEYSFENYQEIFDSSFMLQGFSNSLWLAIWSSFIGLAIATLLVSSLRRIDSKIRDGVIAFTNMSSNFSGVPLSFAFIIILGVNGAFTLLLKQYGLIDDFNLYGQWGLLTLYIYFQIPLGVLLLYPAFDALSDDWQAASALLGAKTWQYWIKIALPVLSPALLGTFIILIANAIGAYASVYALTNGNYNVITVRIASLVSGDLFLEPNLAAAISVILMAILAFITLINQWLIARSYHAKR; translated from the coding sequence ATGAGTAGTTCTGTAGTCACTCATTCTAAAAATAGCCCAAGTAAGCGATTACCATTGTGGTTACATAAAATAAAACCTGCGATTTGGCTCGCTCCATTGGCATTATTTTTCTATTTATTTCAATTAGCTCCGATGATTTGGGTGTTCATCAATAGTTTTATTTATGAAGATGAATACTCTTTTGAAAACTATCAAGAAATATTCGATTCAAGCTTTATGCTACAAGGGTTTAGTAACAGTTTATGGCTGGCTATTTGGTCAAGTTTTATTGGGCTCGCAATTGCTACTTTATTGGTTTCATCATTACGAAGAATTGACAGCAAAATTCGTGATGGCGTTATTGCCTTTACCAATATGAGCAGTAACTTCTCAGGCGTACCACTCTCTTTTGCCTTCATTATTATTCTAGGCGTTAATGGCGCATTCACTTTGCTACTCAAGCAATATGGCCTCATTGATGATTTTAATTTATATGGCCAATGGGGCTTACTCACGCTTTATATTTACTTCCAAATCCCTTTGGGTGTTTTATTACTTTATCCCGCGTTTGATGCATTAAGCGATGATTGGCAGGCCGCTTCAGCGCTACTTGGTGCAAAAACATGGCAATACTGGATAAAAATCGCCTTACCTGTGTTATCACCCGCGTTACTTGGCACCTTCATCATTTTAATCGCTAATGCCATTGGTGCTTACGCCAGTGTGTATGCTCTCACCAATGGTAACTACAACGTCATTACCGTTCGTATTGCGAGTCTTGTTTCTGGAGATTTATTCTTAGAGCCAAATTTAGCCGCCGCTATTTCTGTCATATTAATGGCAATACTGGCCTTCATTACCCTAATTAATCAGTGGCTTATTGCTAGGAGTTATCATGCAAAACGTTAA
- a CDS encoding ABC transporter permease — protein MQNVNATFHKSVVYSIVGIMMIPIIATFVYSMSSRWGAKILPDGFTLNWYGQLLTDERFIAAFGRSLFIGLASLTLSVVLIIPAIFVVFYYFPKLDKVMNILILLPFAVPPVVSSVGLLQIYADSSIPLVGTPWILIGTYFTIALPFMYRAVANSFEAINLHDLMDAAHLLGASTTKAFLLIILPNLRKGLMASLFLSFSFLLGEFVFANILVGTRYETLQIYLYNMRQTSGHFTSALVMTYFLFIFLLTWLASRFSQGIKS, from the coding sequence ATGCAAAACGTTAACGCCACCTTTCACAAATCAGTCGTTTATTCTATTGTCGGTATCATGATGATCCCAATTATTGCGACGTTTGTGTACTCGATGTCTTCACGCTGGGGGGCGAAAATCCTTCCAGATGGATTCACTTTGAACTGGTATGGACAACTATTAACAGACGAGCGTTTCATCGCTGCATTTGGGCGTTCATTATTTATTGGTCTCGCCTCATTAACGTTGAGTGTTGTACTGATTATTCCCGCTATTTTTGTCGTATTTTATTACTTCCCAAAACTCGATAAAGTGATGAACATTCTCATTCTATTACCCTTTGCGGTTCCACCTGTCGTGTCATCCGTTGGGTTATTGCAAATCTATGCTGACAGTAGTATCCCTTTAGTTGGAACACCCTGGATACTCATCGGAACCTATTTCACTATTGCATTACCATTTATGTACCGCGCTGTCGCAAATAGTTTTGAAGCCATCAATTTACACGATCTAATGGATGCAGCTCATTTACTAGGAGCAAGTACAACCAAAGCGTTTCTCTTGATCATTCTTCCGAATTTAAGGAAAGGATTAATGGCATCACTCTTCTTATCCTTTTCATTTTTACTGGGTGAATTTGTGTTTGCCAACATCTTAGTCGGCACGCGTTATGAAACTCTGCAAATCTACCTCTATAACATGCGACAAACGAGCGGACACTTTACGTCTGCATTAGTAATGACCTATTTCTTATTCATCTTTTTACTGACTTGGCTAGCAAGTCGTTTTAGCCAAGGGATCAAATCATGA
- a CDS encoding ABC transporter ATP-binding protein → MSYVSVNKLTKRFGDNTVFEDVSFNIEKGEFITLLGPSGCGKSTLLRSLTGLDPINNGEIWVNGENITNQTPQQRGIGMVFQSYALFPNMTVKENIAFGLKMKKIDANTVEKEVNKVIELVDLNGKEDHYPHQLSGGQRQRVALARALVVKPRILLLDEPLSALDAKIRKRLRQQIRDIQKELNLTTIFVTHDQEEAMIMSDRIFLMNQGEIVQQGSPEEIYTQPANEFVAGFMGHYNLVDAPKAKQLFDIETEWKVAIRPESIYVKEEGRHYAEHISAPKQGIIKSHQLLGNVIRYQVDVNNCDLTVDLLNRSSERLLAAGSTLDLLFNLNEIQPVRA, encoded by the coding sequence ATGAGCTATGTAAGCGTAAATAAATTAACGAAACGTTTTGGTGATAATACCGTATTTGAAGATGTGAGTTTCAATATCGAAAAAGGGGAATTCATCACGTTATTAGGCCCAAGTGGTTGTGGTAAATCAACACTACTTCGTAGCTTGACGGGCTTAGATCCCATCAATAACGGCGAAATTTGGGTAAATGGCGAAAACATCACAAATCAAACACCACAACAACGTGGCATTGGGATGGTGTTTCAATCTTATGCCTTATTTCCTAATATGACCGTAAAAGAAAACATCGCATTTGGTTTGAAAATGAAAAAAATCGATGCAAATACGGTCGAAAAAGAGGTAAATAAAGTCATTGAATTGGTTGATTTGAATGGCAAAGAAGATCACTATCCACATCAACTTTCTGGCGGACAACGTCAACGAGTAGCATTGGCTCGTGCGTTAGTTGTAAAACCTAGAATATTATTACTGGATGAGCCATTATCGGCATTAGATGCAAAGATCAGAAAACGCCTTCGCCAACAAATCCGTGATATTCAAAAAGAGCTGAACTTAACGACGATCTTTGTCACTCACGATCAAGAGGAAGCGATGATAATGTCCGATCGCATCTTTTTAATGAACCAAGGCGAAATCGTTCAACAAGGATCACCAGAAGAAATATATACCCAACCTGCAAATGAGTTTGTGGCTGGTTTCATGGGGCACTATAATTTAGTTGACGCACCAAAAGCAAAACAACTCTTTGATATTGAAACAGAGTGGAAAGTCGCCATTCGTCCAGAATCGATTTATGTAAAAGAAGAAGGTCGGCACTATGCCGAGCATATTTCAGCCCCAAAACAAGGCATTATTAAGAGCCACCAATTACTTGGTAATGTTATTCGCTACCAAGTCGATGTAAATAATTGCGATCTTACCGTCGATTTATTGAATCGTTCTTCAGAAAGGCTGTTAGCCGCAGGAAGTACATTAGACTTACTCTTTAATCTTAACGAAATTCAACCAGTGAGAGCTTAA
- a CDS encoding HAD family hydrolase produces the protein MMQPLYVFDMDDTLINGDCAMIWNEFLVDKGMVTDPSFLTEDKRLMTLYSRGLMDMEDYLAFSMYPLKAVAKEKITELTEECVEERILPLLFPEAKTLIQELKNDNIDIVLISASVTFLVKAVAKKIGIEHAIGIDLKEKNGYYTRHILGTASYREGKVTRLTEWLGGEKNTYSDIHFYTDSINDLPLCLYVDHTYLVNPCEPLKSYSEKKNWPVLFWGSQ, from the coding sequence ATGATGCAACCATTGTACGTATTTGATATGGATGACACGTTGATCAACGGTGATTGTGCCATGATTTGGAATGAGTTCTTAGTGGATAAAGGAATGGTCACGGATCCTAGCTTTTTAACGGAAGATAAACGTTTAATGACACTGTATTCGCGGGGTTTGATGGACATGGAAGATTATCTTGCCTTCTCAATGTACCCATTGAAAGCAGTGGCAAAAGAAAAAATCACAGAACTTACGGAAGAATGTGTCGAAGAGCGAATTTTGCCTTTATTGTTTCCCGAAGCAAAAACACTAATTCAAGAATTAAAAAACGATAACATAGATATTGTGCTCATCTCTGCATCCGTCACATTTTTAGTTAAAGCGGTCGCTAAAAAAATTGGCATTGAACATGCTATTGGTATTGATTTAAAAGAAAAAAATGGTTATTACACTCGCCATATATTAGGTACAGCAAGCTATAGAGAAGGGAAAGTAACGCGACTAACGGAATGGCTAGGTGGAGAAAAAAATACCTATTCTGATATTCACTTTTATACCGATTCTATCAACGATTTACCATTGTGTTTGTACGTGGACCATACGTACTTGGTAAATCCTTGTGAACCACTAAAAAGCTATTCAGAGAAAAAGAATTGGCCAGTGCTATTTTGGGGGAGTCAATAA
- the cspE gene encoding transcription antiterminator/RNA stability regulator CspE, whose amino-acid sequence MSKTTGIVKWFNEEKGFGFITQDNGGADVFVHFRAIASEGFKTLAEGQKVSFEVEQGQKGPQAANVVAA is encoded by the coding sequence ATGTCTAAAACAACTGGTATCGTTAAATGGTTTAACGAAGAGAAAGGTTTCGGTTTTATCACTCAAGATAACGGCGGCGCTGACGTATTCGTACATTTCCGTGCTATCGCTTCAGAGGGTTTCAAAACTCTTGCTGAAGGCCAAAAAGTTTCTTTTGAAGTTGAGCAAGGCCAAAAAGGCCCACAAGCTGCGAACGTTGTAGCTGCTTAA
- a CDS encoding mechanosensitive ion channel family protein gives MIKKYVALLLLMVSFIAPTYAQSIDEMKVTQQNLQERLVQLSAADPADKLFFEDVLRRKNEEIRNNISEKIQDETKAPALVETVRLEMKLVNQLLAYSQKELIRITKASRKASGDEKADLEFAAQKRLGMMDQYYVEAFETLAWGESLNIDFTNEEQNILKDLETRADLLFNVIHYLDSQRNDIAQRLKFASPEQKVTLKQNAVNMAERISLMVASLEATTALMEENNVDITKYKQLIFSITGDINSDVLDVSVAYGLTEEWANGFKDWAIENAPSLVLKTLIFIIILWVTRVISRLARKAIKKSVSHSKMKFSHLMQDFFVSMGTKLVTLIGILIALSQVGINLGPLLTGFGVAGVVIGFALKDTLSNFASGMMILIYRPFDVNDLVEIAGITGKVSHMNLVSTTVKTIDNQQLVFPNNKIWGDVIKNVTAETVRRVDMVFGIGYQDDIEKAKAIFNDILASHPAVLKSPEHMVKLHTLNESSVDFIVRPWVKTDDYWDVYWEVTETVKKRFDAEGVSIPFPQRDVHVYKHDA, from the coding sequence ATGATTAAGAAATATGTAGCTTTGTTGCTATTGATGGTGAGCTTTATTGCACCAACGTACGCACAAAGCATTGATGAAATGAAAGTAACACAGCAAAACTTACAAGAACGCTTAGTACAATTATCTGCGGCTGATCCTGCTGATAAGCTCTTTTTTGAAGATGTACTTCGTCGAAAGAATGAAGAAATTAGAAACAATATTTCTGAAAAAATTCAAGATGAAACGAAAGCCCCTGCACTTGTTGAAACCGTGCGCTTAGAAATGAAATTAGTAAATCAACTATTGGCATACAGTCAGAAAGAGTTGATTCGTATTACTAAAGCATCAAGAAAAGCGAGCGGTGACGAGAAGGCTGACCTAGAATTTGCGGCTCAAAAGCGCTTAGGTATGATGGACCAATATTACGTTGAAGCTTTTGAAACGTTAGCTTGGGGTGAGTCGTTAAATATTGATTTTACAAATGAAGAACAAAACATTTTAAAAGATCTAGAAACTAGAGCTGACCTATTATTTAATGTTATTCATTATCTTGATTCACAACGAAATGATATTGCTCAACGTCTTAAATTTGCTTCTCCTGAGCAGAAAGTAACGCTAAAGCAAAATGCGGTGAACATGGCTGAGCGAATTTCATTGATGGTTGCAAGCTTAGAAGCAACGACGGCATTAATGGAAGAAAATAACGTTGATATTACAAAATATAAACAGCTTATCTTCTCAATTACTGGCGATATTAATAGTGATGTATTAGACGTCAGCGTTGCTTATGGATTAACTGAAGAGTGGGCTAACGGGTTTAAGGATTGGGCGATTGAGAATGCGCCATCGTTGGTTTTAAAAACGCTAATCTTTATTATTATTTTATGGGTAACTCGAGTTATTTCTCGTTTAGCTAGAAAAGCGATAAAGAAAAGCGTGTCTCATTCTAAAATGAAATTCAGTCATTTGATGCAAGATTTCTTTGTTTCAATGGGCACGAAGCTAGTAACGTTAATTGGTATTCTGATTGCGCTATCGCAAGTTGGTATCAATTTAGGACCACTATTAACAGGCTTTGGTGTTGCTGGTGTGGTTATTGGTTTTGCACTTAAAGATACATTATCTAACTTTGCATCAGGCATGATGATCTTAATTTATCGTCCATTTGATGTGAATGATTTAGTTGAGATTGCAGGTATTACGGGTAAAGTAAGCCACATGAACCTAGTGTCGACTACTGTTAAAACAATTGATAATCAACAGCTTGTTTTTCCGAACAATAAGATTTGGGGCGATGTTATTAAGAATGTAACGGCTGAGACTGTACGACGTGTCGACATGGTTTTTGGTATTGGTTATCAAGATGATATTGAGAAAGCGAAAGCCATCTTTAATGATATCTTAGCGAGTCATCCTGCCGTATTGAAATCACCAGAACATATGGTGAAATTGCATACTCTTAATGAATCATCAGTCGACTTTATTGTTCGCCCATGGGTGAAAACTGACGATTATTGGGATGTGTATTGGGAAGTGACCGAAACCGTTAAGAAACGCTTTGATGCTGAAGGCGTGAGCATTCCGTTCCCACAACGTGATGTGCATGTTTATAAGCATGATGCTTAA
- a CDS encoding VOC family protein — MKQITRINHIGLRVSHFETSRDFYAKLGFEYVTGPSGPEPVAIVEHPSGININFILNANQNKKENVLMDVELKHTGYTHVAIEVDDMEKTLVELEKLDISLSGNAMKHPTGVSCFIRDPDNNVIEFIEYVGLNAFQ; from the coding sequence ATGAAGCAAATAACACGAATAAATCATATTGGTCTTCGAGTTAGTCATTTTGAAACCTCTCGTGACTTTTATGCCAAATTAGGATTTGAATACGTTACAGGCCCAAGTGGACCAGAGCCTGTTGCGATTGTAGAGCATCCGTCGGGTATCAATATTAATTTTATTCTTAATGCCAATCAGAATAAAAAAGAGAATGTGTTGATGGATGTGGAATTGAAACACACAGGATATACCCATGTCGCCATTGAAGTCGATGACATGGAGAAAACGTTAGTCGAACTTGAAAAGCTTGATATATCGTTAAGTGGGAATGCAATGAAGCACCCAACTGGCGTATCTTGCTTTATCCGAGACCCAGATAATAATGTGATTGAGTTTATAGAATATGTTGGCCTCAACGCATTTCAGTAA
- a CDS encoding TPR end-of-group domain-containing protein: MYRNIFLLVITLFTSLSLQAEEQRYSEKEYVDRPLMERYILDELKALRMDQQDLERRMTIQITDRELSVADKSLNYSNVTVTYFFYVIAAMASLVALIGWQSLKEMKQNTKEMADKQLTKIAQDYEKKFGALELDLKRKTRIISDNNREIEIINEIHNLWLRAQSVQTAEQKMDVYDEILKIRPGDLEALTYKADAAMEMREFHWALSLCNRVLEVDDQNAHALYQRACGYSQLGADVQAIDDLQRSIRASASMRDLVGEEPDFDPLRGLERFEALLEEEEK; encoded by the coding sequence ATGTATCGAAACATCTTTCTGCTCGTTATCACCCTTTTTACTTCCCTTTCATTACAAGCTGAAGAGCAACGATATTCTGAAAAAGAGTATGTTGATAGACCTTTAATGGAACGCTATATTCTTGATGAATTAAAAGCATTAAGAATGGATCAGCAAGATTTAGAACGAAGAATGACGATACAAATTACGGATCGTGAATTATCGGTTGCAGATAAGTCATTAAATTACTCAAATGTTACAGTGACTTATTTCTTTTACGTGATTGCCGCAATGGCGTCGTTGGTTGCTCTTATTGGGTGGCAGTCATTAAAAGAAATGAAGCAGAATACGAAAGAGATGGCGGATAAACAACTGACTAAAATAGCCCAAGATTATGAGAAAAAATTTGGTGCTTTAGAGTTGGATTTAAAGCGGAAAACCCGAATTATTTCAGATAATAATCGTGAAATTGAAATCATTAATGAAATACATAATCTGTGGTTGAGAGCTCAAAGTGTTCAAACAGCAGAGCAAAAAATGGACGTATATGATGAGATTTTAAAAATACGTCCAGGTGATTTAGAAGCATTGACTTATAAAGCGGATGCGGCGATGGAGATGCGGGAATTCCATTGGGCATTAAGCTTATGTAATCGAGTTTTAGAAGTTGATGATCAAAATGCGCACGCATTGTATCAGCGTGCATGTGGTTATTCTCAATTAGGTGCGGACGTACAAGCCATCGATGATTTACAGCGCTCTATTAGAGCCAGTGCGTCCATGCGTGACTTAGTTGGAGAAGAACCTGATTTTGACCCGCTTAGAGGTTTAGAGCGTTTTGAAGCGTTATTAGAAGAAGAAGAAAAATAA
- a CDS encoding LysE family translocator: MEYSHLLALIAFAFVGAFTPGPNNIMLMTSGANVGFVRTIPHMLGVILGFAFMLVLVGLGLLQFFQTYPQLEKVLQVVSAIYLLYLAYKIATSEPVNSINGDYKPMSFLSAASFQWVNPKGWSMALSVMSVYASSSDIFSVFLIAFVFICINVPTVSFWTAAGKQLQKRLTKPSHLKVFNYSMAGLLVGSMVIGF; encoded by the coding sequence ATGGAATACTCGCATCTACTTGCTTTAATCGCTTTTGCCTTTGTTGGCGCTTTCACCCCTGGCCCGAATAACATCATGCTAATGACCTCTGGTGCGAATGTTGGTTTTGTTCGTACTATTCCACATATGCTCGGTGTTATTTTGGGTTTTGCTTTTATGCTGGTGTTGGTTGGGTTGGGATTACTTCAGTTTTTTCAAACGTATCCACAATTAGAGAAAGTATTGCAGGTTGTTAGTGCAATTTATTTACTTTATCTCGCGTACAAAATAGCAACAAGCGAACCGGTTAATAGTATTAATGGGGACTACAAACCAATGTCGTTTTTAAGTGCGGCCAGCTTTCAATGGGTAAACCCAAAAGGGTGGTCGATGGCATTGTCGGTAATGAGTGTTTATGCTTCTAGCTCAGATATATTCAGTGTTTTTTTAATCGCATTTGTGTTCATTTGTATTAACGTTCCAACCGTTAGTTTTTGGACTGCGGCGGGAAAACAATTGCAGAAACGATTAACTAAACCAAGCCACCTTAAAGTCTTTAATTACAGCATGGCTGGTCTATTAGTAGGGTCAATGGTGATTGGTTTTTAA
- a CDS encoding Lrp/AsnC family transcriptional regulator — protein sequence MDRFDERILQELKLNGRLTNVELSERIGLSPSATLRRVQELERSNTIQGYRAVLNPNKCGIGFIAYVTIGLSNHSKKSQKEFEAQIMDSKEVVECHNITGSNEYLLRVETESLQSYKHFHSNVLGEISQVNAIGTLVVMDTPKDERT from the coding sequence ATGGATAGATTTGACGAAAGAATATTGCAAGAGTTGAAATTGAATGGTCGATTGACCAATGTTGAGCTGTCTGAGCGAATTGGATTATCGCCATCAGCGACACTACGAAGAGTGCAAGAATTAGAGCGTAGCAATACGATTCAAGGTTATCGAGCGGTATTAAACCCAAATAAATGTGGGATAGGATTTATTGCTTATGTAACGATTGGGCTATCGAATCACAGTAAGAAATCACAAAAAGAATTTGAAGCCCAAATCATGGATTCTAAAGAAGTGGTTGAATGCCACAATATTACGGGTTCCAATGAATATTTACTTCGCGTTGAGACTGAGAGTTTACAGTCTTATAAGCACTTTCATTCAAATGTGCTTGGAGAAATCTCTCAGGTCAACGCGATTGGAACATTAGTGGTGATGGACACGCCTAAAGACGAACGAACTTAG
- a CDS encoding cation transporter → MSYLIRKERQLLLVSTFSALLFAIIGIALGTLIHSLVIIFDGVYSLVSLGLTLISLAAVLYIRQEDISKNIKRVKVIESSVILLKGIAITLMCVLSFIAAIQAIMQGGREVNTGIALAFGAFSMVGCYTSYWVMKTQGREVKSALVDAEAKQWLMDTVISAAVFVGFMAAKILLLTSYAEYAKLADPTMVVIASVYFIIVPVKMILNSTKQLHKLSRNCTIAKCLHV, encoded by the coding sequence ATGTCATATTTAATTAGAAAAGAGAGGCAGCTGTTACTTGTCTCAACATTTTCAGCACTACTGTTTGCCATTATAGGCATCGCATTAGGTACGTTGATTCATTCGTTAGTGATTATTTTTGATGGGGTGTATTCATTAGTAAGTTTAGGTCTAACATTAATCTCGTTAGCGGCCGTACTTTATATCAGACAAGAAGATATATCGAAAAATATTAAGCGCGTTAAGGTAATTGAGTCTTCAGTTATTTTACTTAAAGGGATCGCAATTACCTTAATGTGTGTACTGTCATTTATTGCTGCAATTCAAGCAATTATGCAAGGCGGTAGAGAAGTAAATACAGGCATAGCCCTCGCGTTTGGTGCCTTTAGTATGGTGGGTTGTTACACCAGCTATTGGGTAATGAAAACACAAGGTCGTGAAGTTAAGTCTGCTTTAGTTGATGCAGAAGCAAAACAATGGTTAATGGATACCGTAATCAGTGCCGCTGTATTTGTGGGCTTTATGGCTGCGAAAATATTATTGCTGACGTCATACGCTGAATACGCAAAATTAGCGGATCCAACAATGGTGGTTATTGCATCCGTTTATTTCATTATTGTACCAGTAAAAATGATATTGAATTCAACGAAGCAATTACACAAATTAAGTCGAAACTGCACGATAGCAAAGTGCTTACACGTCTAA